CTCTCCTGATGGAGTTGCCataacaaacagagaaagaaaaagtcagaggtaaaacaacagagaagaagacgaaaaggaggaaagagcaGATCAGATTTACATGAGTGGATTCAGTGAAGTAACTGTACTGACTCACCTACCTTCAACAGACAGATGGATCTCAGGTGACGTCTGATTTCCGACATCATTGGTGGCCACACAGTAATAAACTCCCTTATCTGTGACATTGAAAGTGTAAAAGGCTCCTTCAGATACGCTCAGGTCTCCACCTGTGCTCTTCTTGAACCAGGTGAAGCGGCTGACAGGAGGGTTGGCTCTGCTGGAGCAGGTCAGGTTCACCCAGCTACCTGCTGACACCAAACCTGAGGGACTGATGGACGCTGAGGTGTCCTTGGGGGCATCTGGGGAGAAAGGAACAAAGATGTTAGAGAGAAGAGGAGCATCAGGCCCTACATGAAATCCTTGAGAggacaataactgacagctgATGAGTCTTCATGGTCTGACAGGATCCAACTACAAACTCTGGTCTTACATGAAACATTGAGAGTCATTTCCCCCTCTGCTGTCTTCACATCTCTTCCTTCATTCACAGGATACCTGGCAGAACAGGTGATGTTGTATCCGTCACGTCTGTCTGACAGAGTGATGGTCTCCTGGATTTTAGTTGTAAAGGTTccatctgtgttttcctctaTTTTGTTGTGAGGGTCTTGTTGGAGGTTCCAGGTGAGTTTAGGAGGGGAGTGTGGACAGGGAGTTAAAGCTGAGCAGGTTATAGTCACAGACTCCGCCTCCTTCAGCTCACCTGAGATCTCAATCCTGGGGCTCGTAGGAGAATCTGTGGTGTGaagtcaaacacattttccagtGAAAAAAGAGTCGactgctctgtgaggctgcactttgagctgaatgctaacgTCAGCGTGCTAACATGCAGCAATGACAACTGAAgtttagcaggtgtaatgtttagggtgttagcctgctaacatttgctaattagcagtaaacacctgatggtggcgctagagtCAAAGTAAAGAGATCAGTTAAGTTCTtccagttcatcctgaggggaacatgaacgtctgaaccacatttcatcCAGTAGCTGTCGAGACGTTTCATTCAAAACTTAAAActttaaacttaaaataatgaaactttCTTACCTTTAACTGTTATATGAAGAGGATCACAAATAGCTGTTGCTATGAATGGCCTGGTCTCAATTCTGAAGTagtatgtgtctgtgtacttAGTGATTAAACTAGAAAACAGAGTGGTGCAGTTTCTCTGATTCAGGTTTCCAGTAATGTTCATTGGATATTTGTTATTTGTCTTGCTAccattaaaaatcacattttctggTCTGTTGTGAAATCTGGGATCATTTTTAATCCACACTCCGGTGATATTTGTTCTATAGTCTGACAGCTTTTCAGGTCTAGCACTGAAGTTACATGGGATTTGCAAAcaagatccagtcagtgctTCCATGTTCTGTGGTGTGGTAATGAAGAGGTTTGACTCAGGACAAGCAGCCAAAGCACCTGTGAACCCAGTTTCATGATTAACATAATGAGATTGACAAAATATTGTCACAGAAACAAGATCTGGAAAACATCAGAATATTTCCTTCAGTTTAAAGCTTTGAAGTCAAATCAAAGAGAGTGAACACACAGCTCACCT
This DNA window, taken from Seriola aureovittata isolate HTS-2021-v1 ecotype China chromosome 20, ASM2101889v1, whole genome shotgun sequence, encodes the following:
- the LOC130161680 gene encoding B-cell receptor CD22-like, which gives rise to MAALSVNMVTANLLLSVFFLSGALAACPESNLFITTPQNMEALTGSCLQIPCNFSARPEKLSDYRTNITGVWIKNDPRFHNRPENVIFNGSKTNNKYPMNITGNLNQRNCTTLFSSLITKYTDTYYFRIETRPFIATAICDPLHITVKDSPTSPRIEISGELKEAESVTITCSALTPCPHSPPKLTWNLQQDPHNKIEENTDGTFTTKIQETITLSDRRDGYNITCSARYPVNEGRDVKTAEGEMTLNVSYAPKDTSASISPSGLVSAGSWVNLTCSSRANPPVSRFTWFKKSTGGDLSVSEGAFYTFNVTDKGVYYCVATNDVGNQTSPEIHLSVEGESLPWGPVLGGIVGIIVLVCLIVCLIVCVWRVSQIKAKLHIQLVEVNKSNCTTDSGGKTPHVPSRTGEEPAVAESTRKTEEDDDIHYGEIIFSERRPEPSSASLQDSGPQQDMVYAQVKVSKKADRSTETADGLEDLYAQVKKK